The Streptomyces sp. NBC_01268 genome window below encodes:
- a CDS encoding tetratricopeptide repeat protein produces MSRSLDEIRTDVYRNSEEPYGSARSARAERLVTEAEATGDRPLLVEALTELTVAYTSNAEGDKMFVPFARLLRMWDQNPADFDEDDTHELFWMFKWVSGNALDQPGIPLDSIEQWLTEMRHRYRLAGHSERGVHSREFEVARHLGDLPRAERALAAMLASERDEMADCHACELHERGRWETERGEDARALDVWLPVLDGRAGCMHEPHAVLALSLLPLVRLGRLDEARAHHLRGYRMARAEAGLTVSVAAHVEFCALTGNEPRGLEILAEQSARWGPRGDAGPYLQWLSCAALLTGRLVTLGQGERPVSGPAGTQWTAASLHAYATQEALALAARFDTRNGNSLMSTRVRTRITAEPLLDALALGPGGERHTGGGLFESAASTDAADAYHRADGRTAPGVVEGPGELVARARALTAAGHPSARAAWDRARAAVEAHGGALAPADAADALDAEALDLQRSCAGGPEAAALFTRAADLHARARRDGRALVSRARALIVAPDAPADGLDALCVRAGALHAAGLATAAEAVTVLLLRCRAWVAGLGAELVPAGVGAGAGARAGVGAGAPEGAGEAGHGVAESSAGVPAADAQAPVGGIRAGVPTVPDSARAREEIHRLLAFAEEARVGRDRRGDPELLSRIASAVELLARITAPEDPRAAVRLATAAVTDHHEAGRPWLATPGELLLVSLLSAVEDHERAAAVARGVLGDSARVELLGPGDRARFCLALAQAVTGLEGPGPEAEALLLDADLFAGSAGEGAGLGALVRLRLGGHYCALGRFHEAAATLEAVLPELSAGHDPADLVQARVWLAHAATGLGEPRQAAEQYALAAAGTRDWADRHQHAVLSQQAAEALAAAGLPEESARAYERAADLWRALGDRIGAVRALRGRAWEALKVWGPAEGEVVMEEALRENERALALAGTGEERARGTAELGHTHQQFAHLLVETAEAAPFEEVDSAERYAELAALFERALGQAERAIAALRTGGEPGRSDLWLCELLAVRLEWGLGRADAAQGRARRVHAGVQDLPDPDGTLSVIAAECEALLGAPDSF; encoded by the coding sequence ATGAGCCGCTCGCTCGACGAGATCCGCACCGACGTCTACCGCAACAGCGAGGAACCGTACGGCTCCGCCCGCAGCGCCCGCGCCGAGCGGCTGGTCACCGAGGCGGAGGCGACGGGCGACCGCCCGCTGCTCGTCGAGGCCCTGACGGAACTCACCGTCGCGTACACCTCCAACGCGGAGGGCGACAAGATGTTCGTGCCGTTCGCGCGGCTGCTGCGGATGTGGGACCAGAACCCGGCCGACTTCGACGAGGACGACACCCACGAGCTGTTCTGGATGTTCAAGTGGGTGAGCGGCAACGCGCTCGACCAGCCCGGCATCCCGCTCGACTCCATCGAGCAGTGGCTCACCGAGATGCGGCACCGGTACCGGCTCGCCGGGCACTCCGAACGCGGGGTCCACTCCCGGGAGTTCGAGGTCGCCCGGCATCTCGGGGACCTGCCGCGCGCCGAGCGCGCCCTGGCCGCGATGCTCGCCTCCGAACGCGACGAGATGGCCGACTGCCACGCCTGCGAGCTGCACGAACGCGGCCGGTGGGAGACCGAGCGGGGCGAGGACGCCCGCGCGCTCGACGTGTGGCTTCCGGTGCTCGACGGGCGCGCGGGCTGCATGCACGAGCCGCACGCCGTCCTCGCGCTCTCCCTGCTGCCCCTGGTCCGCCTCGGCCGGCTCGACGAGGCCCGCGCCCATCACCTGCGCGGCTACCGCATGGCCCGTGCCGAGGCCGGGCTCACCGTCTCCGTCGCCGCGCACGTCGAGTTCTGCGCATTGACCGGCAACGAGCCGCGCGGCCTGGAGATCCTCGCCGAACAGTCCGCCCGCTGGGGCCCGCGCGGCGACGCCGGCCCCTACCTCCAGTGGCTGAGCTGCGCGGCCCTGCTCACGGGCCGGCTCGTCACCCTCGGCCAGGGAGAGCGCCCGGTGTCCGGCCCCGCGGGCACACAGTGGACGGCGGCCTCGCTCCACGCGTACGCGACCCAGGAAGCCCTCGCCCTGGCGGCCCGTTTCGACACCCGCAACGGCAACTCCCTGATGTCCACGCGGGTCCGGACCCGGATCACGGCGGAACCGCTGCTCGACGCGCTGGCCCTGGGGCCGGGCGGCGAGCGGCACACCGGTGGTGGACTGTTCGAGAGCGCCGCCTCGACCGATGCGGCGGACGCGTACCACCGGGCGGACGGGCGGACCGCGCCCGGAGTCGTGGAGGGTCCCGGGGAACTCGTCGCGCGGGCCCGCGCGTTGACGGCCGCCGGTCACCCGTCGGCGAGAGCGGCCTGGGACCGCGCCCGCGCCGCCGTCGAAGCCCATGGCGGCGCGCTCGCCCCCGCCGACGCCGCCGACGCCCTGGACGCCGAGGCCCTCGACCTGCAGCGGTCCTGTGCGGGCGGCCCCGAGGCGGCGGCGCTGTTCACGCGCGCGGCGGACCTGCACGCACGAGCCCGGCGCGACGGGCGGGCCCTGGTGTCGCGGGCCCGGGCGCTGATCGTCGCGCCGGACGCCCCGGCGGACGGTCTCGACGCCTTGTGCGTACGGGCCGGAGCTCTGCACGCGGCCGGGCTGGCCACCGCCGCCGAGGCGGTGACGGTGCTCCTGCTGCGCTGCCGGGCATGGGTGGCGGGGCTGGGGGCCGAGCTCGTACCGGCCGGCGTGGGGGCCGGTGCGGGGGCTCGTGCCGGCGTCGGGGCGGGGGCTCCTGAGGGGGCCGGTGAGGCGGGTCACGGAGTGGCGGAGAGCTCGGCCGGGGTGCCTGCCGCGGACGCGCAGGCCCCGGTGGGCGGCATACGGGCGGGCGTTCCGACCGTTCCCGACAGCGCCCGGGCCCGGGAGGAGATCCACCGCCTGCTGGCCTTCGCCGAGGAGGCGCGGGTCGGGCGGGACCGGCGGGGGGACCCGGAGTTGCTGAGCCGGATCGCGTCCGCCGTCGAGCTGCTCGCGCGGATCACCGCACCGGAGGATCCGCGGGCCGCCGTGCGGCTCGCGACGGCCGCGGTGACCGACCATCACGAGGCCGGACGGCCCTGGCTCGCCACCCCCGGCGAACTGCTGCTCGTGAGCCTGCTGTCGGCGGTCGAGGACCACGAGCGGGCGGCGGCCGTGGCACGGGGCGTCCTCGGCGACAGCGCGCGGGTGGAGCTGCTCGGCCCCGGCGACCGGGCCCGGTTCTGTCTGGCGCTCGCCCAGGCGGTGACCGGCCTGGAGGGTCCCGGACCCGAGGCGGAGGCGCTCCTGCTGGACGCCGACCTCTTCGCCGGGTCCGCCGGTGAGGGGGCCGGGCTCGGCGCCCTGGTGCGGCTGCGGCTCGGCGGGCACTACTGCGCGCTCGGGCGGTTCCACGAGGCCGCCGCCACCCTGGAGGCCGTGCTGCCGGAGCTGTCGGCCGGACACGACCCGGCCGACCTGGTCCAGGCCCGGGTGTGGCTGGCGCACGCGGCGACGGGCCTCGGCGAGCCCCGGCAGGCGGCCGAGCAGTACGCGCTGGCCGCGGCGGGGACCCGCGACTGGGCGGACCGGCACCAGCACGCGGTCCTCTCGCAGCAGGCGGCCGAGGCCTTGGCGGCGGCCGGCCTGCCGGAGGAGTCGGCGCGCGCCTACGAGCGCGCGGCCGACCTCTGGCGGGCGCTCGGGGACCGGATCGGGGCGGTGCGCGCGCTGCGGGGCCGGGCCTGGGAGGCGCTGAAGGTGTGGGGGCCCGCCGAGGGCGAGGTCGTCATGGAGGAGGCCCTGCGGGAGAACGAGCGGGCGCTCGCCCTGGCCGGGACGGGCGAGGAGCGGGCGCGCGGAACGGCGGAACTGGGCCACACGCACCAGCAGTTCGCGCACCTCCTCGTGGAGACCGCGGAAGCGGCGCCGTTCGAGGAGGTCGACTCGGCCGAGCGGTACGCCGAGCTCGCCGCCCTCTTCGAACGGGCGCTCGGCCAGGCGGAGCGGGCCATCGCCGCCCTGCGGACCGGCGGCGAGCCCGGCCGCTCCGACCTCTGGCTCTGCGAACTCCTCGCCGTACGCCTGGAGTGGGGGCTGGGACGGGCGGACGCGGCCCAGGGGCGGGCCCGTCGGGTCCACGCCGGCGTGCAGGACCTGCCCGACCCGGACGGCACGCTCTCCGTGATCGCCGCCGAGTGCGAGGCCCTGCTCGGAGCGCCGGACTCCTTCTGA
- a CDS encoding HSP90 family protein: MDHEEPEIAPHTSHMFQVDLRGLVDLLSHHLYSSPRVYLRELLQNAVDALTARRALDPRAPARVHLHADGTTLRITDTGIGLTETDVHTLLATIGHSSKRDTTHGLDTAHGLETARADFLGQFGIGLLACFVVAAEIRVVSRSARTPQAPPVEWRAHDDGSYTVTTLDDTAHPEPGTTVHLTARPGTTDWLTHDRVLTLARHYGTLLPHTIHVGQDRVTDSPAVWDRAFASAEERRTALAGHCRATLGFTPLDVIELDVPLAGLRGLAYVLPSQVSPAHRGGHRVHLKGMLLTEKADGLLPDWAFFVRCVLDTDTLRPTASRESLYEDGTLDGVREALGRALRDWLAELAASDPERLRRLLAVHHLGVRYLARHDDGILAAMLPWLPFETTDGRLSLDEFARRHPVVHFTRTVEEFRQVAAIAAAQGIGVVNGGHTYDCALVERLPSVRPGTVVAELDADTVTDRLDAVAPDHERALTAFLSVARTALDALDCDVTLRAFRPLTLPALLLDARDGRHEQARAEAEGEADDLWAGILGSLRGSTPRARLVLNHQSPLVRRIATLDEPRLTATAVEALYGQALLMAQRPLRPADNALLNRTFLGLLERSVRPGPGGTARTADPAPERPSGEHR; encoded by the coding sequence ATGGACCACGAGGAACCCGAGATCGCCCCCCACACGTCCCACATGTTCCAGGTCGATCTGCGTGGCCTGGTGGATCTGCTCTCCCACCACCTCTACTCCAGCCCCCGGGTCTACCTGCGCGAACTCCTCCAGAACGCCGTGGACGCCCTCACCGCCCGACGCGCCCTCGACCCCCGCGCACCCGCCCGGGTCCACCTCCACGCCGACGGCACCACCCTGCGCATCACCGACACCGGCATCGGCCTGACCGAGACCGACGTCCACACCCTCCTCGCCACCATCGGCCACAGCTCCAAACGCGACACCACCCACGGCCTGGACACCGCCCACGGACTCGAAACCGCCCGCGCCGACTTCCTCGGCCAGTTCGGCATCGGACTCCTCGCCTGCTTCGTCGTCGCCGCCGAGATCCGCGTCGTCTCCCGCTCCGCCCGCACCCCCCAGGCACCCCCCGTCGAATGGCGCGCCCACGACGACGGCTCCTACACCGTCACCACCCTCGACGACACCGCACACCCCGAACCCGGCACCACCGTCCACCTCACCGCCCGCCCCGGCACCACCGACTGGCTCACCCACGACCGCGTCCTCACCCTCGCCCGCCACTACGGCACCCTCCTCCCCCACACCATCCACGTCGGGCAGGACCGCGTCACGGACTCCCCTGCCGTCTGGGACCGCGCCTTCGCGAGCGCCGAGGAGCGCCGCACCGCCCTGGCCGGGCACTGCCGCGCGACGCTGGGGTTCACGCCCCTCGACGTCATCGAGCTCGACGTCCCCCTGGCCGGGCTGCGCGGCCTCGCCTACGTGCTGCCGTCCCAGGTCAGCCCGGCCCACCGCGGGGGCCACCGGGTCCACCTCAAGGGGATGCTGCTCACCGAGAAGGCCGACGGGCTGCTGCCGGACTGGGCGTTCTTCGTCCGCTGCGTCCTGGACACCGACACCCTGCGCCCCACCGCCTCCCGCGAGTCCCTGTACGAGGACGGGACGCTGGACGGCGTGCGCGAGGCCCTCGGCCGGGCCCTTCGCGACTGGCTGGCGGAGCTCGCGGCGAGCGATCCCGAGCGGCTGCGCCGCCTCCTCGCGGTGCACCACCTCGGCGTGCGGTACCTGGCGCGGCACGACGACGGGATCCTGGCGGCGATGCTGCCGTGGCTGCCGTTCGAGACCACCGACGGGCGCCTGTCCCTCGACGAGTTCGCCCGCCGCCACCCGGTCGTCCACTTCACCCGCACCGTCGAGGAGTTCCGCCAGGTCGCCGCCATCGCCGCCGCCCAGGGCATCGGCGTGGTCAACGGCGGACACACCTACGACTGCGCGCTCGTGGAGCGGCTGCCTTCGGTGCGGCCGGGGACCGTCGTGGCAGAACTCGACGCCGACACCGTCACCGACCGCCTGGACGCCGTCGCCCCCGACCACGAGCGTGCCCTCACCGCCTTCCTCTCCGTCGCCCGCACGGCCCTCGACGCGCTCGACTGCGACGTCACCCTGCGTGCCTTCCGCCCGCTCACGCTGCCGGCCCTGCTGCTCGACGCCCGCGACGGGCGGCATGAGCAGGCGCGGGCGGAGGCGGAGGGCGAGGCCGACGACCTGTGGGCCGGCATCCTCGGCTCCCTGCGCGGCAGCACCCCCCGCGCCCGCCTCGTCCTCAACCACCAGAGCCCCCTCGTCCGCCGCATCGCCACCCTCGACGAACCCCGGCTCACCGCCACCGCCGTCGAAGCCCTCTACGGACAAGCCCTCCTCATGGCCCAACGCCCCCTCCGCCCCGCCGACAACGCCCTCCTCAACCGCACCTTCCTCGGCCTCCTCGAACGGTCCGTGCGACCGGGTCCCGGCGGGACGGCCCGTACGGCGGATCCGGCCCCCGAACGCCCCTCCGGAGAACACCGATGA
- a CDS encoding helix-turn-helix transcriptional regulator yields MNTSTGEGSVDRAPFAGRRAELARLESLLRSPGRRGTDAPKAVDITGEPGVGKSRLLTELAARARRAGVTVLHGRASERERPLPFEVFADAFADLGAAGEAPRPTDPPDAVDPADAVRVACAAGSVPSAGNAQGRPTRRPVRPAGRAPWTFPAFPPDTGTGPARQPGTGPHATGPQAPVGAGPWADPGGPTPSERHLLGAPPQVWPEPYGLFRRTAEALARVAEPALLLVLDDVHRADPESLDLLDHLLRHPVAAPVLVVTARRERRTPPALAAALARGAESGTLTRIALGPLDEAECADRLAPGLPRDRVAELHAASGGNPAYFLALAGGRGSGGALAALFDELAPLDPPARAVVDAVAVLGDEARTDLLPAVTGATRDELVQAVRDLVRLDLVRPHPDGHTLELRHPALAGLVRRAMDPLRRREYHRRAADGLAGAGAPATTRAAHIERYLTRWEPAAAAALVRAAELTEATDPALTARRLAAVLDVLPDTPEHHQARVELKLRRARALGLAGRVEESRDLLHRLLALCREDGAGRRTGARCPATAGEEEPRSAAVLLCAFMERHLGRYREADALIRRELRSGPGPRPSLRLRLVVEWGCRALFEARFPEVRPELAATLADARARGDEPGTLGALTLGALGEAYEGETAAARGHADEAAALVDAMTDGELTACCEALVRLGWSELFLDDLAAAERHTTRGIALARRAGRPFALSQMLLCAAYVQSLTGRVDTSLGLADEALTLADTLGAAEVVGFSRAIRATILLQARPLGDPEALAAAEEAAATVGTAGGWWGTLARSLLAHAVPVATDPYRVRDVLLTAGGGPALPRIQPSVRPGFLELLATASLNTGDLPGAHQAARLAETEADRLDLPGQRAAALRARARLRLHAGEQAAAAALFARSADEYALAGTGLREAHTLLLGAPVARAAGDPAEAAAMWRRARSLATAGGARLLTDLADRTRTAALGPEPAAPGTTRPAAAADAEGPLATLTPREREISVLVAEGLTNQAVADRLCLSPRTVESHVARVYRKTGVMTRAGLASLVARATG; encoded by the coding sequence ATGAACACAAGCACAGGGGAGGGGAGCGTCGACCGCGCCCCCTTCGCCGGACGGCGAGCCGAACTCGCCCGTCTGGAATCGCTGCTGCGGTCACCGGGGCGCCGCGGGACCGACGCCCCGAAGGCCGTCGACATCACGGGCGAGCCCGGCGTCGGCAAGAGCCGCCTCCTCACCGAGCTCGCCGCCCGCGCCCGCCGGGCGGGCGTCACCGTCCTGCACGGCCGGGCTTCGGAGCGGGAGCGGCCCTTGCCGTTCGAGGTGTTCGCGGACGCCTTCGCGGACCTCGGAGCAGCCGGCGAGGCGCCCCGTCCCACAGACCCGCCCGACGCCGTCGACCCGGCGGACGCGGTGCGGGTGGCCTGCGCCGCCGGGAGCGTCCCGTCGGCGGGCAACGCGCAGGGCCGCCCGACGCGCCGCCCGGTCCGCCCGGCCGGCCGGGCGCCGTGGACGTTTCCCGCCTTCCCGCCGGACACCGGGACCGGGCCCGCCCGACAGCCGGGAACCGGCCCGCACGCGACCGGGCCGCAGGCGCCCGTCGGGGCCGGCCCCTGGGCGGACCCCGGCGGGCCCACCCCGTCCGAACGGCATCTGCTGGGGGCGCCGCCGCAGGTCTGGCCGGAGCCGTACGGACTCTTCCGGCGGACCGCGGAGGCCCTCGCCAGGGTCGCCGAACCCGCGCTGCTCCTCGTCCTCGACGACGTGCACCGCGCCGACCCCGAATCGCTCGACCTGCTCGACCACCTGCTGCGCCACCCCGTCGCCGCGCCCGTGCTCGTGGTGACGGCCCGCCGCGAGCGGCGGACCCCGCCGGCCCTCGCCGCCGCCCTCGCCCGGGGCGCCGAGAGCGGCACCCTCACCAGGATCGCGCTCGGCCCCCTCGACGAGGCGGAGTGCGCCGACCGGCTCGCCCCCGGGCTGCCCCGGGACCGCGTGGCCGAACTGCACGCGGCCAGCGGCGGGAACCCCGCCTACTTCCTGGCCCTCGCGGGCGGCCGGGGCAGCGGCGGCGCGCTCGCCGCCCTCTTCGACGAACTCGCACCGCTCGACCCCCCGGCGCGCGCCGTCGTCGACGCCGTCGCCGTGCTCGGCGACGAGGCCCGCACCGACCTGCTGCCCGCCGTCACCGGCGCCACCCGCGACGAACTCGTCCAGGCCGTACGGGACCTGGTGCGGCTCGACCTCGTGCGCCCGCACCCCGACGGGCACACCCTGGAGCTGCGGCACCCGGCCCTCGCCGGGCTGGTGCGCCGGGCCATGGATCCGCTGCGGCGCCGCGAGTACCACCGCCGGGCGGCCGACGGCCTGGCGGGCGCGGGCGCGCCCGCCACCACGCGCGCCGCGCACATCGAGCGCTACCTGACGCGCTGGGAGCCCGCCGCGGCCGCCGCCCTGGTGCGGGCCGCCGAGCTGACCGAGGCCACCGACCCGGCGCTCACCGCCCGCCGCCTGGCCGCCGTCCTCGACGTCCTGCCCGACACCCCCGAACACCACCAGGCCCGCGTGGAGCTGAAGCTGCGCCGGGCCCGCGCGCTCGGCCTCGCCGGCCGGGTCGAGGAGAGCCGGGACCTGCTGCACCGGCTCCTCGCCCTGTGCCGCGAGGACGGAGCGGGCCGCCGCACCGGCGCCCGCTGCCCCGCGACCGCCGGCGAGGAGGAACCCCGCAGTGCGGCCGTGCTCCTGTGCGCCTTCATGGAGCGGCACCTGGGCCGCTACCGGGAGGCCGACGCCCTGATCCGCCGCGAGCTGCGGAGCGGCCCCGGCCCCCGCCCCTCGCTCCGCCTCCGGCTCGTCGTCGAATGGGGCTGCCGCGCCCTCTTCGAGGCCCGCTTCCCCGAGGTCCGCCCCGAACTCGCCGCCACCCTCGCCGACGCCCGCGCGCGGGGGGACGAGCCCGGCACCCTCGGGGCGCTCACCCTCGGCGCCCTCGGCGAGGCGTACGAGGGGGAGACCGCCGCCGCCCGCGGCCACGCGGACGAGGCCGCCGCGCTCGTCGACGCCATGACCGACGGCGAACTCACCGCGTGCTGCGAGGCCCTGGTCCGGCTCGGCTGGAGCGAGCTCTTCCTCGACGACCTCGCCGCCGCCGAACGCCACACCACCCGGGGCATCGCCCTCGCCCGCCGCGCGGGACGCCCGTTCGCCCTCTCCCAGATGCTGCTGTGCGCCGCGTACGTGCAGTCCCTCACCGGCCGCGTCGACACCTCCCTCGGCCTCGCCGACGAGGCGCTGACCCTCGCCGACACCCTCGGCGCCGCCGAGGTCGTCGGCTTCAGCCGCGCCATCAGGGCGACGATCCTGCTCCAGGCCAGGCCCCTCGGCGACCCCGAGGCCCTCGCCGCCGCCGAGGAGGCCGCCGCCACCGTCGGCACCGCCGGCGGCTGGTGGGGCACCCTCGCCCGCAGCCTGCTCGCCCACGCCGTCCCCGTCGCCACGGACCCGTACCGGGTGCGGGACGTCCTGCTCACCGCGGGCGGCGGCCCCGCCCTGCCCCGTATCCAGCCCTCCGTGCGCCCCGGCTTCCTCGAACTCCTCGCCACGGCCTCGCTCAACACCGGCGACCTGCCCGGGGCCCACCAGGCGGCCCGGCTCGCCGAGACCGAGGCCGACCGCCTGGACCTGCCCGGCCAGCGGGCCGCCGCCCTGCGGGCCCGCGCCCGGCTGCGCCTCCACGCGGGCGAACAGGCCGCGGCGGCGGCGCTGTTCGCCCGGTCGGCGGACGAGTACGCCCTCGCGGGCACCGGCCTGCGCGAGGCCCACACGCTGCTGCTCGGCGCCCCCGTGGCCCGGGCGGCCGGTGACCCGGCCGAGGCCGCCGCGATGTGGCGCCGGGCCCGCAGCCTGGCCACTGCCGGAGGCGCCCGCCTGCTCACCGACCTCGCCGACCGCACCCGTACCGCCGCCCTGGGCCCCGAGCCCGCGGCACCCGGCACGACGCGGCCGGCCGCCGCGGCGGACGCGGAAGGACCGCTCGCCACGCTCACCCCCCGCGAGCGCGAGATCTCCGTCCTCGTCGCCGAAGGCCTCACCAACCAGGCGGTCGCCGACCGCCTCTGCCTCAGCCCCCGCACGGTCGAGAGCCATGTGGCCCGGGTCTACCGCAAGACCGGCGTGATGACCCGAGCCGGCCTCGCCTCCCTCGTGGCCCGAGCGACGGGCTGA